Proteins from a genomic interval of Oncorhynchus clarkii lewisi isolate Uvic-CL-2024 chromosome 15, UVic_Ocla_1.0, whole genome shotgun sequence:
- the LOC139366801 gene encoding lumican-like has translation MPTTAQLRSLVLSHNPLDPSQLRSLVLSHNPLDLSQLRSLVLSHNPLDPSQLRSLVLSHNPLDLSQLRSLVLSHNPLDLSQLRSLVLSHNPLDLSQLRSLVLSHNPLDLSQLRSLVLSHNPLDLSQLRSLVLSHNPLDLSQLRSLVLSHNPLDLSQLRSLVLSHNPLDLSQLRSLVLSHNPLDLIQLPC, from the coding sequence ATGCCTACTACGGCGCAGCTACGCTCCCTTGTCCTCAGCCACAACCCACTGGACCCCAGTCAGCTACGCTCCCTTGTCCTCAGCCACAACCCACTGGACCTCAGTCAGCTACGCTCCCTTGTCCTCAGCCACAACCCACTGGACCCCAGTCAGCTACGCTCCCTTGTCCTCAGCCACAACCCACTGGACCTCAGTCAGCTACGCTCCCTTGTCCTCAGCCACAACCCACTGGACCTCAGTCAGCTACGCTCCCTTGTCCTCAGCCACAACCCACTGGACCTCAGTCAGCTACGCTCCCTTGTCCTTAGCCACAACCCACTGGACCTCAGTCAGCTACGCTCCCTTGTCCTCAGCCACAACCCACTGGACCTCAGTCAGCTACGCTCCCTTGTCCTCAGCCACAACCCACTGGACCTCAGTCAGCTACGCTCCCTAGTCCTCAGCCACAACCCACTGGACCTCAGTCAGCTACGTTCCCTTGTCCTCAGCCACAACCCACTGGACCTCAGTCAGCTACGCTCCCTTGTCCTCAGCCACAACCCACTGGACCTCATTCAGCTACCCTGCTGA